A genomic region of Dreissena polymorpha isolate Duluth1 chromosome 4, UMN_Dpol_1.0, whole genome shotgun sequence contains the following coding sequences:
- the LOC127879190 gene encoding uncharacterized protein LOC127879190 isoform X1: MKLLLIGLLAVMLVWGPQTRAYKDGLTNDEILEAEARANKTSVGAAEKCADGCAEFKGEDFEKCKEECELEPSTQLAGDGDGADDRSIRKKRGFRFRIPRIPIPRIPIPIPRIPIPIPRIPIPMLRIPIPRIVVVGKKKRSVE, translated from the exons ATGAAGCTTCTTCTGATAGGATTGTTGGCGGTCATGCTGGTCTGGGGCCCACAGACAAGAGCCTACAAAG ACGGTTTAACCAATGACGAAATACTGGAAGCTGAAGCGCGGGCAAATAAAACA AGTGTTGGCGCTGCAGAAAAATGTGCCGACGGCTGTGCTGAATTCAAAGGAGAAGATTTTGAGAAATGCAAAGAAGAGTGTGAACTAGAACCCTCCACACAGCTGGCGGGCGATGGTGATGGCGCCGATGACAG AAGCATAAGAAAAAAGAGGGGCTTTAGGTTTCGTATTCCTAGGATTCCGATCCCCAGGATTCCAATCCCAATCCCCAGGATTCCAATCCCAATCCCAAGGATTCCAATCCCAATGCTCAGGATTCCGATTCCTCGCATCGTTGTGGTCGGAAAAAAGAAACGGTCAGTCGAATAG